Proteins encoded together in one Cicer arietinum cultivar CDC Frontier isolate Library 1 chromosome 4, Cicar.CDCFrontier_v2.0, whole genome shotgun sequence window:
- the LOC101493303 gene encoding protein RISC-INTERACTING CLEARING 3'-5' EXORIBONUCLEASE 1-like, translated as MGFVETFNLNGARIETTVTDDQAKVDNILGSFLHHANCTGTKVIGFDTEWTLYQKTVSECATLCLCNGHSCLVIQLRHLDSVPNSLLNFLRMPNLTFVGVGIKDDMAKLEETYGIRCRNAVELGTLAATMLNKPRLIFCGVDELALVVNSLDLRFPRPIAVLDKDWGESDLSIEHAKFATINVYSYFKIGSKLLTE; from the coding sequence ATGGGTTTCGTGGAGACGTTTAATCTGAACGGAGCGCGTATCGAGACCACTGTGACAGATGACCAAGCAAAGGTTGACAACATTTTAGGGTCTTTCTTGCATCATGCAAATTGTACTGGAACAAAGGTTATTGGGTTTGATACAGAGTGGACGCTGTATCAAAAAACAGTGTCTGAATGTGCAACTTTGTGTCTCTGTAACGGACATTCATGTCTTGTTATTCAGCTACGTCATTTAGATTCAGTTCCCAATTCATTGCTTAATTTTCTTCGAATGCCTAATTTGACGTTTGTCGGTGTTGGTATTAAAGATGATATGGCTAAGCTTGAGGAGACTTATGGTATTCGATGCAGAAATGCTGTGGAACTTGGAACTTTGGCTGCTACTATGTTGAATAAGCCTCGTCTTATATTTTGCGGTGTTGATGAACTTGCTTTGGTAGTTAACAGCCTGGATCTTCGATTCCCAAGGCCTATAGCTGTTCTCGATAAGGATTGGGGTGAATCTGATCTTAGCATAGAACATGCTAAATTTGCTACTATTAATGTTTACTCTTATTTCAAGATTGGGAGCAAATTGCTTACTGAATAA
- the LOC113786389 gene encoding uncharacterized protein encodes MATVHVESFHLNKVRIKTTVTDISKKKVVDDHISSFIRTLNKKRVKVIGFDIQFVPTTNRVNGTFDLQCAVLHLCDGFSCLIIHLTCRELFWESKSFPSLVNFLSSPDYTFVGVGIKDNLPKLKKYYGFGCRNAVELGPLAANFMKMPRLEFCGVDELAFVVNKLDLKKHRPLNMDFYWGFDSHNTELVKFVTVNVYSFYKIGSTLLGSETLTPNYPRFGWFRRRFFIYFFGLASVSCLIDCLKKMPRV; translated from the coding sequence ATGGCTACAGTGCATGTAGAATCGTTCCACCTCAACAAAGTTCGAATAAAGACCACTGTCACAGATATAAGCAAAAAGAAAGTTGTTGATGACCATATATCTTCATTCATACGTACTTTGAATAAGAAAAGAGTCAAGGTTATTGGGTTTGATATCCAATTTGTTCCAACCACAAACAGAGTAAATGGGACCTTTGATTTGCAATGTGCAGTATTGCATCTTTGTGATGGATTTTCGTGTCTTATTATTCATCTTACTTGTAGAGAATTGTTTTGGGAATCCAAATCCTTTCCATCGTTAGTTAATTTTCTTTCGTCGCCGGATTATACCTTTGTGGGTGTTGGCATTAAGGATAATTTGCCAAAGTTAAAAAAGTACTATGGGTTTGGATGCAGAAATGCTGTTGAACTTGGACCCTTGGCTGCTAATTTCATGAAAATGCCTCGTTTGGAATTTTGTGGCGTTGATGAATTAGCTTTTGTGGTTAATAAGCTTGATTTGAAGAAGCACAGGCCATTGAACATGGATTTTTATTGGGGTTTCGATTCACATAACACTGAACTTGTTAAATTTGTTACTGTTAATGTTTACTCATTTTACAAGATTGGGAGCACTTTACTTGGAAGCGAAACATTAACCCCAAATTATCCGCGTTTTGGTTGGTTTCGTCGtaggttttttatttatttttttggtctAGCGTCGGTGAGTTGTTTAATTGATTGTCTTAAGAAGATGCCAAGAGTTTAA